The genomic segment CTTTCGGATCCAGACTCGCCATGCGGAAGCGGGACCTGCCGCTACTGACCTCAACCCAACCATTCCCTGTAGAGCGAAGCGCAATAAGATTTGGAGGTAACTCGCGAATGATCTCGTAAAGCTTTCTGGCATCGGTTGTCACTGCCCCAGTTTTCTTTACGGTCGCTTTGCAGCGTTGTCGTATTCCCACCTCAAGGTCAGTGGCACCGAGTGAGAGTTCTCCCTCTCCAGACTCGATGAGGACATGAGAAAGAATCGGCAGAGTCGAACGCTTCTCGACAACTCCTTGCACCAGGTACAAACAACGGAGCAGGTCTTCTTTCTCTAGCGTGCTTTCCATATCGATCTCCCGTTTTTTCTGTTGTCTTCTTTCCGTACTTTTAACGTTCTCTTTTTTTCTTACTCACCACTTTTTCACAACCTCATCCCATCAATTCACAGCGTTATTTCTCTCTCCCCTCTTTCTACTATTCTTCTTTATTTTTTATAAATAGTAATAGTAGGGGGGTGTGAATATGTGGATAAGTCACTTATGTTATTGAAATATAAAGGAGAAGTTATTCACACCCCCCTGTGAATAACTCTGCAAAGTTATTCACAGGGCAAAAGTTATTCACAGGTTATCCACAGGTTATTCACATAGTTATTCACAGGTTATCCACAGGGTTATTCACATAGTTATTCACAGGTTATCCACAGGGTTATTCACAGGTTATCCACAGGGTTATTCACACCCTCTCAAACATTATTTCTATTCCTCATTGCCGCCGTAAACGAGGTGCTCAATCCGTGTGAGCACTGATCGTAATTCATCATCTTCTTTCAAGCGTTTTTCTATCGCTGAACACGCATACAGAGCAGTGGTGTGGTCTTTGCCTCCAAAGCGAACGCCGATCATTGGATAAGAGGCACCAGCTAACTTGCGACAAAGAAACATGGCAACCTGGCGGGGAAAGGCAACGAACTGGGTGCGCTTCTTAGAAGTCAAGTCACCAACCCGTATGCCAAAGTACTTGCAGACTGCCTTTTGTACGGTCTCGATAGAAACTTCCTTCTCCTTTCCTTTCTCACCTTTCAAAAGGTTTTGCAGGACTTGAGTAGCGAGATCGATGGTAATGGGATTTTTTGTCAGCTCCGCAAGTGCCCCAAGCTTGGTGAGTCCACCTTCGAGTTCCCGCACGTTGGCGGTCACATGGGTGGCGATAAAGAGTGCGATCTCTTGCGTTAACGGAATACGTTTCAGTTGCGCTTTCTTCTGTAATATCGCGACCCGAGTTTCCAGGTCTGGTGGCTGGATGTCAGCAATCAATCCACTCTCAAAGCGATTTCGCAGTCGTTCTTCCAGTCCGTCTATCTCATTGGGGAATTTATCTGAAGTGAGAATGATCTGTTTGTGCGACTGATGTAATGTATTGAACGTGTGGAAAAATTCTTCCTGCGTACGTTCTCGACCAGAGAGAAATTGCACGTCATCAAGGATCAATACGTCTGCTTGACGAAACTTACTCTTGAAGTCATCCATGCGGTCGCGCCGCAAGTGGGAGATCAATTCATTAGTAAATGACTCTGAAGACAAGTAAAAGACGCTTTTGCAGCCTTGTTTCACAATAGCTTCATGGCCAATAGCATTAATGAGATGGGTTTTTCCTAGACCAACCCCTCCATAGATAAAAAGCGGGTTGTAATTTTTCCCAGGGCTTTCGGCAACCGCACGTGCTGCTGCGTGCGCAAATTGATTGCCACCACCGACGATGAATGTCGAAAAGGTGTAATTGAGGACGAGTCCATTTTTCTTGGTCGTGCTGCGAGGCGCGTCAGGCTTCTCTTCTTTCTCTTCAACCACAGATGGAAAGAGTTCGCCTTGTTTCTTCGTCGCTATGTGGAACGTGATGTGAACCGCACGACCAACGATGTTTGCGAGGCTCTCTTGCAGAATTGGCATCAGATTTTCTAGAAGCCAATCGCGAAAGAGTGCATTTGGTACTTCAAGGTGTAACGTGTCCTCTCGTAACATGAGAGGTCGTATTGGTTTGAGCCAGGTTTCGGTCTGTATTACCCCGACTTTCCCTGCCACTTCACTCAGCACCTGTTCCCACACCCGCTGCACGCCACCCTCCCCAATTACCTTGGTGAGGAAGTTATTCACACCTGTGAATAACTCTCCAACTTGCGTTGCCATAGGAAGTTTTCCCCCCTCCACCACGGAGTTTTCCACATACCTCTCCCCCACCTTCTTCTACTCCATCCCAGGGTCACCCCGGTGCTACAACACCGTAATTGGGAGGGAGGGGAAAGGACTTCACTACTTTCCTTCACCTATATGTACTGGAAAAATTTATAACAGTAACGAGTATGCGAAGGCTTAAACGTTTTTTTTTTTTATTGCAAGTAAAAATTTAAGGGGGTGTGGAAGTGTTTGTCTTCGCAGAGATTTTTTCTTTACCTTGACGCGTGGGAGCGGGGGTGTTAGCTGAAGGAAAATTTTCTCTTGTATTGAGTACTCTCTATGTCTACGTCCCATAAGCTTTTTCTCGAAGCGCAACAATACATCCCCGGTGGAGTGAACAGTCCCGTCCGCGCCTGGCGCGCAGTTGGCGGCAATCCACTCTTTATTCAGCGTGGTCGCGGCTGCAGAGTGATTGATGCCGATGGGAAAGAATATGTAGATTACGTAGGCTCTTGGGGGCCGTTGATTGCTGGGCATGCGCACCCACAAATTGTGAAGGCCATTGAAGAGAGCTTAAAACGAGGAACGAGCTTTGGGGCACCGACACCAAAAGAGATTGAGCTGGCAAAAGCAATCATTGAAGCAGTGCCATCGATAGATAAAGTTCGCTTGACGTCTTCTGGGACTGAAGCGACGATGACCGCTCTTCGTCTGGCGCGTGGATATACGAAGCGAGGCAAGATTCTCAAATTTGATGGTTGCTATCATGGTCACAGTGACGCATTGTTGGTCCGAGCTGGCTCTGGGGCGTTAACGTTCAGCCTTCCTGATAGTCACGGAGTACCTGAGGATTTTACGAGTCAAACTCTTGTTACCACATATAACGATTTAGCAAGCGTGGAGGCACGCTTTGAAGCCGACCCTACAGGAATTGCTGCCGTTATTGTTGAACCTATCGCTGGGAACATGGGTCTTGTTCTTCCTCATGCTGAGTTTTTGTCTGGATTGCGAAGCGTAACGCAGCGCTATGGTGCCTTGTTGATTTTCGATGAAGTGATCACTGGTTTTCGCGTTGGCCGCGGAGGAGCGCAGGAACGGTATAACATCACACCAGACCTCACTTGTTTGGGAAAAGTCGTTGGCGGTGGAATGCCATTAGCGGCGGTCGGTGGCAAACGTGAAATCATGGACCAACTTGCTCCTGTGGGGCCTGTGTATCAAGCGGGAACGCTGTCTGGAAATCCGCTCGCAGTTACCGCCGGTCTTGAGACCTTAAAGATCATAAGTACCCCTGGAACATACGAGCGACTGAACGGTCTGGGAACCATGATGGCAGGAGGTTTACGACAGGCGATCAAAGATACTGGAACTATTGCCTGTGTGAACCAAATCGGCTCTATGTTTACGCTGTTCTTTGGTGTGAACAGTGTGAAAGATAGTGCAACCGCAACTCAGAGTGATACGAAGATGTTTGCCCGTTACTTTCAGGGTATGATCGAACGCAGTGTGTATTTGCCACCCTCGCAGTTTGAAACGGCTTTTATTTCCCTCGCTCATAGCGAAACAGAGGTCCAAGAGACTGTAGCGGCAGCGAAAGAAGTGTTGAGTAGTATGCGATAGCAATGCACCGTGCGAGAACCAATGGCTAAAGATAACCAACTCTACGCTTACGCGAAGTACAGTGCGATTGGTATCGAGTTTGCGGTTGCCGCCATTGTCGGTATCTACGGAGGCAGTTATATTGACTCGCACTTTGGTTCAAGTCCGTGGGGAGTTCTCCTTGGTGCAATACTTTGCCTCGCAAGCGGTTTCTATCGCCTGGTGATTTCTCTGCAACAAATGTCAGCCCAACGTGAACAACAAGACGATCGAAAAAATTGAGCGCTTGAATTTGCTCTTTATAGGATTAGGAACGCTAATCAGTTGGGGATTGCATCTTGGCCATGTGCCGAGCTTCCTGATTGGTGGCCTTCTCATGCAGGTCAACTTTTGGTTGCTCAAAAAAATCGTTTCATTGCTGTTGTTTCGGACTGGTGATGGTCAACATCAGCGACGTGGAGCGATATTTGTGATCGTTTCTAAAGGGCTGATTTTCCTGTTGTTGCTGAGCGCTTTGTTTATCCGTTACCCCATTGAACCGCTGAGTTTTATGGCCGGGGTCTCTTTACTGGTTATGACCTGCATGATAGTCAGCCTGCTCGACTCGAAGAACGGTTCCCGAGTCGCCACAGCAGAAAAGTAACGATCGTTGTCTTCAATTCTACAGTAACGGTATCTACATGGAGCATCCCTTTACTTGGGTTTCGGCGATCCCTGGATTAAATATTCTTCCTGATCAAGTAGCAACTTCTCTCATCGTTGCCGCAATTATCGTCATCTTTACCCTTTTGGCGCGTCGACAACTTAACGCTGCCGCTGATCCTGCAATACCAGATAGTACCCTCAGCTTGCGTAACATTGCCGAAATTTTGGTTGAAGGTCTTTCTGGTATGACCGAAGGGACTATCGGTCACCACTGGCGCAAGTACATCAACCTGTATGGTTCGTTCTTTGTTTTCATCTTGTTCGCCAACTTGATTGGACTCGTGCCGGGGTTTGCACCACCAACGGCGAATTTTAATGTGTCGCTCGCTTTAGGATTGGTGTCGTTTATCGCGTACAACTTCGTCGCGTTCAAAGAGCAGGGGCTTGCCTATCTCAAACATTTTGCTGGTCCATTACTGATCCTTGCTCCACTGATGTTTCCCTTGGAAATCATCAGCAACTGTGTTCGACCGCTCTCGCTAGGTTTGCGTCTTCTCGGAAACATGACTGGTGACCATCTGGCGATTGAAATTTTCACTGGCCTCACCAAAGTTATCATCCCTGTGATTTTCTATTTATTGGGAGCGTTCGTCTGTTTCCTCCAAGCGTTCGTGTTTACGTTGCTGAGTATGGTCTACGTCTCTAACGTGCTTGGTCACGGAGATCACCACTAAAATTGCCACATTAACCGCTTCTTGAACGACGAAGGGGCGAGGTGAGGAAGAGGATAAGAGGAGTGGCGTGCCCACAACACTTCGTCAGGATGGAAGCTCGAAAGGAGTCCGTATGAAGAAGGCTGGGTTGGTTAGTGCGTTTCTGTTCGTGTTACTGTTGGCTGCTGCTGGCAGTGCATTCGCTCAAGATGGAAGCGATAGCGCTGGCAGAGGGCTGA from the Deltaproteobacteria bacterium genome contains:
- the dnaA gene encoding chromosomal replication initiator protein DnaA, translated to MQRVWEQVLSEVAGKVGVIQTETWLKPIRPLMLREDTLHLEVPNALFRDWLLENLMPILQESLANIVGRAVHITFHIATKKQGELFPSVVEEKEEKPDAPRSTTKKNGLVLNYTFSTFIVGGGNQFAHAAARAVAESPGKNYNPLFIYGGVGLGKTHLINAIGHEAIVKQGCKSVFYLSSESFTNELISHLRRDRMDDFKSKFRQADVLILDDVQFLSGRERTQEEFFHTFNTLHQSHKQIILTSDKFPNEIDGLEERLRNRFESGLIADIQPPDLETRVAILQKKAQLKRIPLTQEIALFIATHVTANVRELEGGLTKLGALAELTKNPITIDLATQVLQNLLKGEKGKEKEVSIETVQKAVCKYFGIRVGDLTSKKRTQFVAFPRQVAMFLCRKLAGASYPMIGVRFGGKDHTTALYACSAIEKRLKEDDELRSVLTRIEHLVYGGNEE
- the hemL gene encoding glutamate-1-semialdehyde-2,1-aminomutase, with amino-acid sequence MSTSHKLFLEAQQYIPGGVNSPVRAWRAVGGNPLFIQRGRGCRVIDADGKEYVDYVGSWGPLIAGHAHPQIVKAIEESLKRGTSFGAPTPKEIELAKAIIEAVPSIDKVRLTSSGTEATMTALRLARGYTKRGKILKFDGCYHGHSDALLVRAGSGALTFSLPDSHGVPEDFTSQTLVTTYNDLASVEARFEADPTGIAAVIVEPIAGNMGLVLPHAEFLSGLRSVTQRYGALLIFDEVITGFRVGRGGAQERYNITPDLTCLGKVVGGGMPLAAVGGKREIMDQLAPVGPVYQAGTLSGNPLAVTAGLETLKIISTPGTYERLNGLGTMMAGGLRQAIKDTGTIACVNQIGSMFTLFFGVNSVKDSATATQSDTKMFARYFQGMIERSVYLPPSQFETAFISLAHSETEVQETVAAAKEVLSSMR
- a CDS encoding AtpZ/AtpI family protein encodes the protein MAKDNQLYAYAKYSAIGIEFAVAAIVGIYGGSYIDSHFGSSPWGVLLGAILCLASGFYRLVISLQQMSAQREQQDDRKN
- the atpB gene encoding F0F1 ATP synthase subunit A produces the protein MEHPFTWVSAIPGLNILPDQVATSLIVAAIIVIFTLLARRQLNAAADPAIPDSTLSLRNIAEILVEGLSGMTEGTIGHHWRKYINLYGSFFVFILFANLIGLVPGFAPPTANFNVSLALGLVSFIAYNFVAFKEQGLAYLKHFAGPLLILAPLMFPLEIISNCVRPLSLGLRLLGNMTGDHLAIEIFTGLTKVIIPVIFYLLGAFVCFLQAFVFTLLSMVYVSNVLGHGDHH